One Flagellimonas sp. CMM7 genomic region harbors:
- a CDS encoding GNAT family N-acetyltransferase, which translates to MITYKQASTINQLEQILALQQQNLPKNLSAKEKEQEGFLTVEHSLGSLKEMNDECPHIIALEHGKVVGYALCMHPKFASLIEVLKPMFHEINRLTQNNCNYMVMGQICVSKEYRGKGVFRGLYSTMKEKLPKGFDTIITEVDAKNKRSLHAHSAVGFIELKRYSSKGKEWSLTLLT; encoded by the coding sequence ATGATTACCTATAAACAGGCCTCAACAATTAACCAGCTTGAGCAAATTCTTGCACTTCAACAACAGAATCTCCCAAAAAATTTATCTGCCAAAGAAAAGGAGCAAGAAGGATTTTTAACTGTAGAACATTCGTTGGGTTCTCTAAAAGAAATGAATGATGAATGCCCTCATATTATTGCTTTGGAACACGGAAAGGTTGTTGGGTATGCGTTATGTATGCATCCTAAGTTTGCCAGTCTCATTGAAGTTTTAAAACCCATGTTTCACGAAATCAATAGGCTGACGCAAAACAATTGCAATTATATGGTTATGGGTCAAATTTGTGTTTCAAAAGAATATAGGGGCAAAGGTGTATTCAGAGGGTTGTACAGCACTATGAAAGAAAAACTTCCAAAAGGTTTTGATACCATAATAACCGAAGTTGATGCTAAGAACAAACGTTCTTTACATGCACATAGCGCTGTTGGATTTATAGAACTAAAAAGATACAGTTCTAAAGGAAAAGAGTGGTCTCTTACTCTCTTGACATAA
- a CDS encoding M61 family metallopeptidase — protein MKPFFSFFAIFSVLVMEAQTNTYEISFENAVHHEAAISVSFPDLDMDTLFVRMSRTSPGRYALHEFAKNVYGFKAMDSKGNNLSVHRPNPYEWEITGHDGSVKIEYTLFANRGDGTYSQVDETHAHLNIPATFMYAPQLSKRKIEVTFNVRDDLNWKVATQLPLVSGTTYMAPNLYYFMDSPTEISDFILKTFELDGQTIQLALHHNGTETEADAYFEKVRKVVLAEKKVYGELPNFDYGTYTFLACYVPNASGDGMEHRNSTVLTSTRSLANGGMERNIGTVSHEFFHAWNVERIRPKTLEPFSFEAANMSGELWFAEGFTSYYTNLILCRAGLISPKEYVEGITGNFNYVWNSPARQFFNPIEMSFQAPFVDAATSVDPVNRENTFISYYSYGSVLGLALDLSLRQNNLNLDDYMKMVWQQYGKKEIPYTIDNLHAVLTQYAGKTLGDTFFNDYIHKSNMPNYNALFQSVGVTLQQSKDKPYFGFSVSINEDGKGARIRRNPKIGSPAYNSKLSKGDVILSINNIPFTEGQEFADYLKQFNKGDSLEVNFSRFGNTKTTTLIPESHPSYSIRLMEDAEQVPTAEMLQRRKEWLKSE, from the coding sequence ATGAAACCCTTTTTTTCTTTTTTTGCAATATTTTCTGTTTTGGTCATGGAAGCCCAAACCAACACTTACGAAATTTCATTTGAGAATGCTGTACACCATGAAGCAGCAATTAGTGTTTCTTTCCCCGATTTAGACATGGACACACTTTTTGTTCGAATGAGCAGAACATCTCCTGGACGATATGCCTTGCATGAATTTGCTAAGAATGTATATGGATTTAAAGCAATGGATAGTAAAGGAAATAACCTAAGTGTTCATCGACCTAACCCATATGAATGGGAAATAACTGGACATGATGGTTCTGTAAAAATTGAATACACACTGTTCGCCAACAGAGGTGATGGCACCTATTCGCAAGTTGACGAGACTCATGCTCACTTAAATATACCTGCAACTTTTATGTATGCTCCCCAACTTAGCAAACGTAAAATAGAGGTTACTTTTAACGTTAGAGATGACCTTAACTGGAAAGTAGCTACTCAGTTGCCATTAGTATCTGGGACTACCTACATGGCGCCAAACCTGTATTATTTTATGGATAGCCCAACGGAAATCAGTGATTTCATTTTAAAAACCTTTGAGTTGGATGGACAAACAATTCAGCTTGCTCTGCACCATAATGGAACAGAAACCGAAGCCGATGCTTATTTTGAAAAAGTGAGGAAAGTAGTTTTAGCTGAAAAAAAAGTGTATGGTGAACTTCCAAACTTTGATTATGGAACTTATACTTTTTTGGCTTGCTATGTTCCCAATGCTTCAGGGGATGGCATGGAACATAGAAATTCTACAGTTTTAACCAGTACCCGTAGTTTGGCAAACGGCGGGATGGAACGTAATATTGGAACGGTGTCCCATGAGTTTTTTCACGCATGGAATGTTGAAAGAATACGACCTAAAACTTTGGAACCTTTTAGTTTTGAGGCTGCAAACATGAGTGGTGAACTTTGGTTCGCGGAAGGTTTTACAAGCTATTATACCAATCTAATCTTATGCAGAGCCGGACTAATATCTCCAAAAGAGTATGTAGAAGGTATTACGGGCAACTTCAATTATGTATGGAATTCTCCGGCAAGACAATTTTTCAATCCTATAGAGATGAGTTTTCAGGCTCCCTTTGTAGATGCTGCTACCTCCGTTGACCCTGTGAATAGAGAAAATACATTCATCTCTTATTATTCCTATGGTAGTGTTTTAGGACTAGCATTGGATTTATCTTTAAGACAAAACAACCTGAACCTTGATGATTATATGAAAATGGTCTGGCAACAATACGGAAAAAAGGAAATTCCGTACACCATAGACAATCTTCATGCGGTATTGACTCAATATGCAGGTAAAACTTTAGGGGATACCTTTTTTAATGACTACATCCATAAAAGCAATATGCCAAATTATAACGCGCTTTTTCAATCCGTGGGTGTAACGCTTCAACAAAGTAAGGACAAACCCTATTTTGGTTTTTCGGTCTCCATAAATGAGGATGGCAAAGGGGCACGCATCAGAAGAAACCCAAAAATTGGAAGTCCTGCTTATAATTCAAAACTGAGTAAAGGAGATGTTATTTTAAGCATCAACAATATTCCTTTTACTGAAGGACAGGAGTTTGCCGATTACCTTAAACAATTCAATAAAGGTGATTCTTTAGAGGTTAACTTTTCTCGATTTGGAAATACAAAAACCACTACGTTAATTCCAGAGTCACATCCTAGTTATTCAATCCGTTTAATGGAAGATGCAGAGCAAGTACCTACTGCGGAAATGTTACAGCGGCGAAAAGAGTGGCTCAAAAGTGAATAG
- the bioD gene encoding dethiobiotin synthase has product MRFFITGISTDVGKTIASAIVVEALQADYWKPVQAGDLKYSDSHKIEELISNSKTKIHMNSYALHTPMSPHAAAEIDRVTIEVDKIKEPNTENRLVIEGAGGLLVPLNDSETIFDLIKLDYKVIVVSRHYLGSINHSLLTIEKLQEKNLNVGVIFSGDEHPTTESIILKKTGVTFLGRIKEEKVFNKEVVKKYAEQFRSALESF; this is encoded by the coding sequence ATGAGATTTTTTATAACAGGTATATCAACGGATGTTGGTAAAACCATTGCATCAGCAATAGTAGTAGAAGCACTTCAAGCAGATTATTGGAAACCAGTGCAAGCTGGGGATTTAAAATATTCGGATAGTCATAAGATTGAAGAGTTAATTTCAAACAGTAAGACAAAAATCCATATGAACAGTTATGCTTTACATACTCCAATGAGCCCTCATGCTGCCGCGGAAATAGATAGAGTCACTATTGAGGTTGACAAAATCAAAGAACCGAACACGGAAAACCGTCTGGTAATTGAAGGGGCTGGTGGATTGTTGGTGCCTTTAAACGATTCCGAAACCATCTTTGATTTGATTAAGTTGGATTACAAAGTCATAGTAGTGTCCAGACATTATTTAGGGAGCATAAACCATTCACTTTTGACCATAGAAAAACTTCAAGAAAAAAATCTAAACGTTGGTGTTATTTTCAGCGGAGATGAACACCCGACCACAGAAAGTATCATTTTAAAGAAAACCGGGGTTACATTTCTTGGGCGAATTAAGGAGGAGAAAGTTTTTAACAAGGAAGTGGTTAAAAAATATGCGGAACAATTTAGATCCGCTCTAGAGTCATTCTAA
- a CDS encoding F0F1 ATP synthase subunit epsilon, with protein MYLEIVSPEATLFAGEVTSVTVPGINGEFQMLQNHAPIVSLLQEGDVKVQGDIAIDEDFQNKFSKGSNGETILSIVSGTIEMKDNKVIVLAD; from the coding sequence ATGTATTTAGAAATTGTATCACCAGAAGCTACGTTATTTGCAGGTGAAGTAACCTCGGTTACTGTACCTGGTATAAATGGCGAATTTCAAATGTTGCAGAATCACGCACCTATTGTTTCCTTACTTCAAGAAGGAGATGTTAAGGTTCAGGGAGACATTGCCATTGATGAAGATTTTCAAAATAAATTTTCTAAAGGCTCTAATGGTGAGACCATTCTTTCCATTGTAAGTGGAACAATCGAAATGAAAGACAACAAAGTGATTGTTTTGGCGGATTAA
- a CDS encoding pyridoxal phosphate-dependent aminotransferase family protein has translation MERLPHKLQLKLSERLTNGSMRSLKKGGDLIDFSSNDYLGLAGKKMINEATTAILKERNLNENGATGSRLLTGNHILYKELEDFLALYHNSKTALVFNSGYDANIGFFSSVPQRGDIILYDELVHASIRDGIKMSNAKSYKFKHNDLKNLGEKISLSLRAQSRSKDSEIYIVTESVFSMDGDSPDIKALADFCAKNGCYLVIDEAHATGIFGDGKDLVCQLGLEEKVFARIITFGKALGSHGAVVLGSHDLKTYLVNFARSLIYTTALSPHTVASVLSAYQYLETSSSADRLELKENIKYFKEQIQFLNLNGGFIESNSAIHSLIIPRNERVKQVSKNLQSEGFDVKPILSPTVKAGQERLRFCLHSYNTKEEISRVLSITRNLIK, from the coding sequence ATGGAGAGACTGCCCCATAAGCTACAATTAAAACTATCTGAAAGATTGACAAATGGCTCCATGCGAAGCCTAAAAAAGGGTGGTGACTTAATTGATTTTTCTTCGAATGATTATTTGGGCTTAGCAGGAAAAAAAATGATAAATGAAGCGACCACGGCAATTCTTAAAGAGCGAAATCTTAATGAAAACGGTGCCACAGGGTCTAGATTGCTAACAGGTAATCATATTTTATACAAGGAGCTTGAAGATTTTTTGGCATTGTATCATAATTCTAAGACGGCCCTTGTGTTCAACTCAGGATATGATGCCAACATCGGATTCTTTTCCTCAGTTCCTCAACGTGGAGACATCATTTTATATGATGAGTTGGTGCATGCCAGTATTAGGGATGGGATTAAAATGAGCAATGCAAAGAGCTATAAATTCAAACATAATGATTTAAAGAACTTAGGTGAGAAAATTTCACTGTCACTTCGAGCGCAGTCGAGAAGTAAAGACAGCGAAATTTACATTGTTACGGAATCTGTTTTTTCCATGGATGGAGATTCACCTGATATTAAAGCATTGGCAGACTTTTGTGCTAAAAATGGTTGCTATTTGGTTATTGATGAAGCGCATGCAACAGGAATCTTTGGTGATGGAAAAGATCTGGTCTGTCAACTGGGATTGGAGGAAAAAGTTTTTGCCAGAATCATCACTTTTGGTAAAGCATTGGGGAGTCATGGAGCAGTTGTTTTAGGGAGCCATGATTTAAAGACTTACTTGGTCAATTTTGCTCGAAGCTTAATTTATACCACCGCTCTTTCACCACATACAGTAGCTTCAGTTTTGTCTGCATATCAGTATTTGGAAACATCTAGTAGTGCAGATAGGTTGGAGTTAAAAGAAAACATCAAGTATTTTAAAGAACAGATTCAATTTTTAAATTTGAATGGGGGCTTTATTGAGAGTAATTCGGCAATACATTCTTTAATAATTCCTAGAAACGAAAGAGTAAAACAAGTATCAAAAAATTTACAATCTGAAGGCTTTGATGTAAAACCAATTCTGTCACCTACTGTAAAAGCTGGACAAGAGCGATTGCGATTTTGTTTGCATTCATACAATACAAAAGAAGAAATATCGCGAGTTTTGTCAATAACAAGAAATCTTATAAAATAA
- the atpD gene encoding F0F1 ATP synthase subunit beta — translation MSKVTGKVAQIIGPVIDVEFESGTEIPKIYDSLEINKADGSKLVLEVQSHVGENTVRTISMDSTDGLSRGVEAHATGSAIQMPIGEDVYGRLFNVIGDAIDGLENLPKTGDSGLPIHREAPKFEDLSTSTEVLFTGIKVIDLIEPYAKGGKIGLFGGAGVGKTVLIQELINNIAKGHGGLSVFAGVGERTREGNDLLREMLESGIIKYGDDFLHSMEEGGWDLSKVDKKAMKESKATFVFGQMNEPPGARARVALSGLTIAEFFRDGAGDGQGKDVLFFVDNIFRFTQAGSEVSALLGRMPSAVGYQPTLATEMGAMQERITSTKRGSITSVQAVYVPADDLTDPAPATTFAHLDATTVLSRKIAELGIYPAVDPLDSTSRILTAEILGKEHYECAQRVKELLQRYKELQDIIAILGMEELSEEDKLAVGRARRVQRFLSQPFHVAEQFTGIPGVLVDIKDTIKGFNMIMDGELDHLPESAFNLKGSIQDAIEAGEKMLAEA, via the coding sequence ATGTCTAAAGTTACAGGTAAGGTTGCCCAAATTATAGGCCCGGTCATTGATGTTGAGTTTGAGTCGGGAACAGAAATCCCAAAGATTTATGATTCTCTTGAGATCAATAAAGCTGATGGTTCCAAGTTGGTACTAGAAGTTCAATCACATGTTGGTGAAAATACGGTTCGTACCATTTCTATGGATTCAACGGATGGTTTAAGCAGAGGAGTTGAGGCCCATGCTACCGGAAGTGCAATTCAAATGCCTATTGGAGAGGATGTTTACGGACGTCTATTCAATGTAATTGGAGACGCTATTGATGGTTTGGAAAACTTGCCAAAAACTGGAGACAGCGGACTTCCAATTCACAGAGAAGCTCCAAAGTTTGAAGACTTATCTACCTCTACTGAAGTACTTTTTACTGGAATCAAGGTAATCGATTTAATTGAGCCTTATGCAAAAGGTGGTAAAATTGGATTATTTGGTGGTGCCGGTGTTGGTAAAACGGTATTGATTCAGGAATTGATTAACAATATTGCAAAAGGACACGGTGGTTTATCTGTGTTCGCTGGTGTTGGAGAAAGAACAAGAGAAGGAAACGATTTACTTCGTGAGATGTTGGAATCAGGTATTATCAAATACGGAGATGATTTCTTGCACTCTATGGAAGAAGGTGGATGGGATTTATCCAAAGTTGATAAAAAGGCAATGAAAGAGTCTAAAGCGACTTTCGTTTTTGGACAGATGAATGAGCCTCCTGGAGCGCGTGCTCGTGTTGCTTTGTCAGGACTTACAATTGCTGAATTTTTCCGTGATGGCGCTGGAGATGGTCAAGGAAAAGATGTGCTTTTCTTCGTGGATAATATCTTCCGTTTTACGCAAGCAGGTTCAGAAGTATCTGCCCTTCTTGGAAGGATGCCTTCTGCGGTAGGATACCAACCAACTTTGGCTACAGAGATGGGTGCCATGCAAGAAAGAATTACATCAACAAAAAGAGGTTCGATTACATCTGTACAAGCGGTTTATGTACCTGCGGATGATTTAACGGATCCAGCTCCTGCTACAACCTTTGCCCACTTAGATGCAACTACGGTACTTTCTCGTAAAATTGCTGAGCTAGGTATTTATCCTGCGGTGGATCCTTTGGATTCTACTTCAAGAATTTTGACCGCTGAAATTTTAGGAAAAGAGCATTACGAATGTGCACAACGCGTAAAAGAGTTGTTGCAACGATATAAAGAGCTTCAAGATATTATTGCCATTCTTGGTATGGAGGAACTGTCAGAAGAAGATAAACTGGCGGTAGGTAGAGCAAGAAGGGTACAACGTTTCTTGTCTCAACCGTTCCATGTTGCGGAGCAATTTACTGGTATCCCTGGGGTATTGGTAGACATTAAGGATACCATCAAAGGATTTAATATGATTATGGATGGTGAATTGGACCACTTGCCAGAATCTGCCTTTAACCTAAAAGGAAGTATCCAAGATGCTATAGAAGCTGGAGAAAAAATGTTAGCTGAAGCGTAA
- a CDS encoding DUF2007 domain-containing protein, with protein sequence MAEEFYTLASFEFPADVQIIKGRLEAEGIAVFLKDENTINSDPLISSAIGGVKLRVYAIDKERAKEIYDEVRNYATDNQGNLIICPNCKATKSETYYSRNSIFYKLFPFFEPKKYKCAQCNFITKPQQ encoded by the coding sequence ATGGCGGAAGAATTTTACACACTTGCTTCTTTTGAATTCCCTGCAGATGTTCAAATTATTAAAGGAAGGCTTGAAGCAGAGGGTATTGCTGTTTTTTTAAAAGATGAGAATACCATTAACTCAGACCCTTTAATTAGTAGTGCTATAGGTGGGGTGAAATTACGAGTTTATGCTATAGATAAAGAAAGAGCAAAGGAGATTTATGATGAGGTGCGAAACTACGCGACGGATAATCAAGGTAATCTTATTATTTGCCCCAATTGTAAAGCAACAAAGTCTGAGACATACTACTCTAGAAACAGTATCTTTTACAAACTCTTCCCCTTTTTTGAGCCTAAAAAATACAAGTGCGCTCAATGTAATTTTATTACCAAACCGCAACAATGA
- a CDS encoding TonB-dependent receptor — protein sequence MRRLVIISLMLFGVISYAQTTVQGTVVDENNEPIPGANVVLVGKAEGTTTDFDGNFTFNTSEQPPFALRFTSIGFSDLIMQVTSNNQTLSVTLSEASTLLDEIVISASRTPERIFESPVSVERFGLKEIKNTTAESFYGGLQNLKGVDINTNSLTFQSINTRGFAAFSNNRFLQLVDGMDNSAPGLNFVLGNLVGMSELEVQSVEILPGASSALYGAGAFNGILFMTSKSPFDFQGISAYGKTGLTSQDAAGDNNYYDFGIRVAHAFSDKVAVKANLSFLKGEDWHAVNTTDLSNLGADRTDPNYNGLNIYGDEVTTLLNFDAAAGFPTGTVGTADVSRTGYAENQLVDYDAQSVKSDFSVFYRPFADDFEIIYNGRVGRGNTIYQGANRYSVKNFILQQHKIEFRNKNFFLRGYITTENSGDSYDTRFAAINVNRRWKSDTQWFTEYAGAYIPAFLGGIQQGGLSREDASTAAHAVARQAADTGRLVPGTPAFQNALNSVISDGDLSTGAKFIDNTKFRHVNGNYNIAHLIDDWADIQIGGSFREYELNSGGTIFTDFDGPIKYNEYGAYVQVQKKFMDDRIKFTGSARYDKNEFFDGFLSPRLGLSYTAGEKRNHNIRISAQQGFRNPTTQDLFIGLNAGSAILVGSAPSNLDRDVRTFNVTQSGQDLIGQSTVDIVGRAAYENAYSLNSVLAGAPEVANTSVIKPEEITAFEAGYRGQIGKFTVDLSGYYNRYKDFISNVTVLVPFYGTAGDGGLSLLALQNGDRQAYQTYTNAEVDIDSWGGTIGVDTKVMGNFDLGVNYTYAEFDFDKARFPDFETNFNTPKHKVKASFGNTALFENFGFNVNYRWSDSFFWEATFADGDVPAYTVLDAQINYSVPSIKSIFKAGGSNLLGDEYFQAVGTGNIGSIYYVSWTINP from the coding sequence ATGAGAAGACTAGTAATCATTTCCCTCATGCTGTTTGGTGTTATCTCTTATGCGCAGACAACAGTACAGGGAACAGTGGTCGATGAAAATAATGAACCTATTCCTGGAGCCAATGTGGTTTTGGTTGGAAAAGCTGAAGGAACTACTACAGATTTCGATGGAAATTTCACCTTTAACACCTCAGAGCAACCCCCATTTGCACTTCGTTTTACGAGTATAGGATTTTCTGATTTAATAATGCAAGTCACTTCTAATAATCAGACACTTTCTGTAACATTAAGTGAGGCGTCTACACTTTTAGACGAAATTGTAATCTCGGCTTCCAGAACTCCGGAAAGAATTTTTGAATCTCCGGTTTCAGTTGAGAGATTTGGATTGAAGGAAATTAAAAATACAACCGCTGAATCTTTTTATGGTGGTTTACAAAATTTAAAAGGTGTAGATATCAACACAAACAGTTTAACCTTCCAATCTATAAACACAAGAGGTTTTGCCGCATTCTCCAACAATAGATTTTTGCAGCTTGTAGATGGGATGGACAACTCCGCTCCAGGTCTAAACTTTGTTTTAGGAAACTTGGTTGGTATGTCAGAATTGGAAGTACAGAGTGTTGAGATTCTTCCAGGAGCTTCTTCTGCATTATATGGTGCTGGTGCATTCAACGGGATTCTTTTTATGACCAGTAAGAGTCCTTTTGATTTTCAAGGGATTAGTGCCTATGGAAAAACAGGTTTAACATCGCAAGATGCAGCAGGGGATAATAACTATTATGATTTTGGTATTAGAGTGGCCCATGCATTTAGTGATAAGGTAGCAGTCAAAGCAAATTTATCTTTTTTAAAGGGTGAGGATTGGCATGCGGTGAACACAACGGATTTATCAAACCTTGGAGCGGATAGAACAGACCCTAATTACAATGGGCTTAATATTTATGGTGATGAAGTAACTACACTTTTAAATTTTGATGCTGCTGCTGGATTCCCAACAGGAACTGTTGGTACGGCAGATGTTTCAAGAACAGGTTATGCAGAAAATCAATTGGTGGATTATGATGCGCAAAGTGTTAAATCTGACTTTTCTGTTTTCTATAGACCTTTTGCAGATGATTTTGAGATTATCTACAACGGAAGAGTGGGTAGAGGAAACACTATCTATCAAGGCGCTAATAGGTACTCGGTAAAAAACTTTATCCTGCAACAACACAAAATTGAATTTAGAAACAAGAATTTCTTCTTAAGAGGATATATTACTACGGAGAACTCCGGAGATTCATATGATACCCGTTTTGCGGCAATTAATGTAAACAGAAGATGGAAATCGGATACGCAATGGTTCACTGAATATGCCGGGGCTTATATACCTGCTTTTCTTGGAGGAATACAACAAGGAGGGCTTTCAAGGGAAGATGCTTCGACTGCAGCACATGCGGTAGCAAGACAAGCTGCAGATACAGGAAGACTTGTTCCTGGCACACCTGCATTTCAAAATGCGTTAAACTCTGTTATTAGTGATGGAGATTTGTCGACAGGAGCAAAATTTATAGACAATACTAAATTCCGTCATGTAAATGGTAATTATAATATAGCGCATCTTATAGATGACTGGGCAGATATTCAAATAGGAGGTTCTTTCCGTGAGTATGAATTAAACTCTGGGGGAACAATATTTACTGACTTTGATGGTCCTATAAAATATAATGAATATGGTGCCTATGTTCAGGTGCAAAAGAAGTTCATGGATGATCGAATTAAGTTCACAGGCTCTGCTCGTTATGACAAGAACGAATTCTTTGATGGCTTTCTGTCACCAAGGCTTGGTTTATCCTATACTGCCGGGGAGAAGAGAAATCATAACATTAGAATTTCCGCCCAACAAGGATTTAGAAACCCTACAACACAAGATTTGTTTATTGGTTTAAATGCTGGCTCGGCTATTTTAGTTGGTTCGGCTCCTTCAAATTTGGATAGAGATGTCAGAACATTTAATGTAACTCAAAGTGGTCAAGATTTGATTGGACAATCAACTGTGGATATCGTGGGACGAGCTGCCTATGAAAATGCATACTCACTAAATTCAGTTCTGGCAGGAGCGCCTGAAGTTGCAAATACTTCCGTGATTAAACCAGAAGAGATTACAGCTTTTGAAGCAGGGTACAGAGGGCAAATAGGAAAATTCACAGTAGATTTAAGTGGATACTATAATAGGTACAAAGATTTTATCTCAAATGTAACCGTATTGGTTCCTTTTTATGGAACTGCAGGAGATGGTGGACTTTCATTGCTTGCTTTGCAAAATGGAGATAGACAAGCATATCAAACTTATACCAATGCAGAAGTTGATATTGATTCTTGGGGAGGTACTATTGGAGTAGATACCAAGGTGATGGGTAATTTTGATTTAGGCGTTAACTACACCTATGCAGAATTTGATTTTGATAAAGCACGATTCCCAGACTTTGAAACCAATTTCAATACTCCAAAACACAAAGTGAAAGCTTCTTTTGGGAATACAGCACTTTTTGAAAACTTTGGTTTTAATGTAAATTACAGATGGAGCGATAGTTTCTTTTGGGAGGCTACCTTTGCTGATGGGGATGTTCCAGCATATACTGTGCTAGATGCTCAAATCAATTATTCAGTTCCAAGCATAAAATCAATTTTTAAAGCTGGAGGTTCAAACCTTTTAGGGGATGAATATTTTCAAGCTGTTGGTACAGGTAACATAGGATCTATCTACTACGTATCTTGGACAATTAACCCATAG